In Ahaetulla prasina isolate Xishuangbanna chromosome 6, ASM2864084v1, whole genome shotgun sequence, a single window of DNA contains:
- the EXOSC3 gene encoding exosome complex component RRP40 isoform X3, producing MQGFICACARIQARALGKPPSGGDVPSAQAQGGKPKARFSEIMAGPAACLAETRVGQVVMPGEALILPGQGEADGERLRLTTSGPQKGRLICGPGLRRGADGLLVTKCGLLRYRGHSAQTGSGSGSSSGGTYWVDSQQKRYVPVKGDHVIGIVTAKAGDIFKLDVGGSEHASLSYLAFEGATKRNRPNVQVGDLIYGQFIVANKDMEPEMVCIDSSSRANGMGIIGQDGFLFKVSLGLIRKLLAPDCEIMSDLGQLYPFELVLGMNGRIWVLWRTA from the exons ATGCAGGGCTTCATTTGCGCATGCGCAAGGATCCAAGCTCGAGCGCTCGGTAAACCGCCTAGCGGCGGGGATGTTCCTTCTGCGCAGGCGCAAGGCGGCAAAccgaaggcccgtttttctgaaATTATGGCGGGTCCCGCCGCTTGCTTGGCCGAGACGCGGGTGGGGCAGGTGGTAATGCCGGGGGAAGCGTTGATCTTGCCCGGCCAGGGCGAAGCGGACGGCGAGCGGCTGCGTCTGACTACGAGCGGGCCGCAGAAGGGGCGGCTGATTTGCGGGCCCGGGTTGAGACGCGGCGCCGACGGCCTGCTAGTCACCAAATGCGGCCTGTTGCGCTACCGCGGCCATTCCGCCCAGACCGGAAGTGGGAGCGGAAGTAGTTCCGGGGGAACCTATTGGGTGGACTCACAACAGAAGCGG TATGTCCCAGTGAAGGGAGATCACGTGATCGGCATAGTGACGGCCAAAGCTGGGGACATATTCAAACTGGATGTTGGAGGCAGCGAGCATGCCTCTCTCTCTTACTTGGCGTTTGAAGGAGCCACCAAAAGGAACAGGCCGAATGTGCAG gTGGGTGACCTTATTTATGGCCAATTTATCGTGGCCAATAAAGATATGGAACCCGAGATGGTCTGCATAGACAGCAGCAGCCGGGCGAACGGCATGGGAATCATAGGACAGGATGGCTTTTTATTCAAGGTCTCGCTAGGCCTGATAAGAAA ACTCTTGGCTCCAGATTGTGAAATCATGTCGGATTTGGGACAGCTTTATCCTTTTGAGCTAGTGTTAGGAATGAATGGAAGAATCTGG
- the EXOSC3 gene encoding exosome complex component RRP40 isoform X1: protein MQGFICACARIQARALGKPPSGGDVPSAQAQGGKPKARFSEIMAGPAACLAETRVGQVVMPGEALILPGQGEADGERLRLTTSGPQKGRLICGPGLRRGADGLLVTKCGLLRYRGHSAQTGSGSGSSSGGTYWVDSQQKRYVPVKGDHVIGIVTAKAGDIFKLDVGGSEHASLSYLAFEGATKRNRPNVQVGDLIYGQFIVANKDMEPEMVCIDSSSRANGMGIIGQDGFLFKVSLGLIRKLLAPDCEIMSDLGQLYPFELVLGMNGRIWVKAKTIQQTLIIANVLEACEHMTAEQRKCVIVKLLEN from the exons ATGCAGGGCTTCATTTGCGCATGCGCAAGGATCCAAGCTCGAGCGCTCGGTAAACCGCCTAGCGGCGGGGATGTTCCTTCTGCGCAGGCGCAAGGCGGCAAAccgaaggcccgtttttctgaaATTATGGCGGGTCCCGCCGCTTGCTTGGCCGAGACGCGGGTGGGGCAGGTGGTAATGCCGGGGGAAGCGTTGATCTTGCCCGGCCAGGGCGAAGCGGACGGCGAGCGGCTGCGTCTGACTACGAGCGGGCCGCAGAAGGGGCGGCTGATTTGCGGGCCCGGGTTGAGACGCGGCGCCGACGGCCTGCTAGTCACCAAATGCGGCCTGTTGCGCTACCGCGGCCATTCCGCCCAGACCGGAAGTGGGAGCGGAAGTAGTTCCGGGGGAACCTATTGGGTGGACTCACAACAGAAGCGG TATGTCCCAGTGAAGGGAGATCACGTGATCGGCATAGTGACGGCCAAAGCTGGGGACATATTCAAACTGGATGTTGGAGGCAGCGAGCATGCCTCTCTCTCTTACTTGGCGTTTGAAGGAGCCACCAAAAGGAACAGGCCGAATGTGCAG gTGGGTGACCTTATTTATGGCCAATTTATCGTGGCCAATAAAGATATGGAACCCGAGATGGTCTGCATAGACAGCAGCAGCCGGGCGAACGGCATGGGAATCATAGGACAGGATGGCTTTTTATTCAAGGTCTCGCTAGGCCTGATAAGAAA ACTCTTGGCTCCAGATTGTGAAATCATGTCGGATTTGGGACAGCTTTATCCTTTTGAGCTAGTGTTAGGAATGAATGGAAGAATCTGGGTAAAAGCCAAAACAATTCAACAGACTTTAATAATAGCAAATGTTCTGGAGGCTTGTGAGCACATGACAGCTGAACAGAGGAAATGTGTAATTGTAAAATTGTTAGAAAACTAA
- the EXOSC3 gene encoding exosome complex component RRP40 isoform X2, with protein sequence MQGFICACARIQARALGKPPSGGDVPSAQAQGGKPKARFSEIMAGPAACLAETRVGQVVMPGEALILPGQGEADGERLRLTTSGPQKGRLICGPGLRRGADGLLVTKCGLLRYRGHSAQTGSGSGSSSGGTYWVDSQQKRYVPVKGDHVIGIVTAKAGDIFKLDVGGSEHASLSYLAFEGATKRNRPNVQVGDLIYGQFIVANKDMEPEMVCIDSSSRANGMGIIGQDGFLFKVSLGLIRKLLAPDCEIMSDLGQLYPFELVLGMNGRIWNMDKFLRGLEQPLVLFTF encoded by the exons ATGCAGGGCTTCATTTGCGCATGCGCAAGGATCCAAGCTCGAGCGCTCGGTAAACCGCCTAGCGGCGGGGATGTTCCTTCTGCGCAGGCGCAAGGCGGCAAAccgaaggcccgtttttctgaaATTATGGCGGGTCCCGCCGCTTGCTTGGCCGAGACGCGGGTGGGGCAGGTGGTAATGCCGGGGGAAGCGTTGATCTTGCCCGGCCAGGGCGAAGCGGACGGCGAGCGGCTGCGTCTGACTACGAGCGGGCCGCAGAAGGGGCGGCTGATTTGCGGGCCCGGGTTGAGACGCGGCGCCGACGGCCTGCTAGTCACCAAATGCGGCCTGTTGCGCTACCGCGGCCATTCCGCCCAGACCGGAAGTGGGAGCGGAAGTAGTTCCGGGGGAACCTATTGGGTGGACTCACAACAGAAGCGG TATGTCCCAGTGAAGGGAGATCACGTGATCGGCATAGTGACGGCCAAAGCTGGGGACATATTCAAACTGGATGTTGGAGGCAGCGAGCATGCCTCTCTCTCTTACTTGGCGTTTGAAGGAGCCACCAAAAGGAACAGGCCGAATGTGCAG gTGGGTGACCTTATTTATGGCCAATTTATCGTGGCCAATAAAGATATGGAACCCGAGATGGTCTGCATAGACAGCAGCAGCCGGGCGAACGGCATGGGAATCATAGGACAGGATGGCTTTTTATTCAAGGTCTCGCTAGGCCTGATAAGAAA ACTCTTGGCTCCAGATTGTGAAATCATGTCGGATTTGGGACAGCTTTATCCTTTTGAGCTAGTGTTAGGAATGAATGGAAGAATCTGG AACATGGATAAGTTCCTCAGGGGACTGGAACAGCCCTTGGTTCTCTTCACCTTTTGA